In Herbaspirillum sp. WKF16, one genomic interval encodes:
- a CDS encoding heavy metal response regulator transcription factor — translation MKILIVEDEQKMSEYLCKGLTEQGCAVDLAFNGVDGQHLAIQHDYDVIVLDVMLPGMDGFSVLRSLRTVKQTPVIMLTARDSVEDRIKGLHDGADDYLIKPFSFLELLARLQALTRRGRSQEPAQLRIGDLQIDLISRKAFRSGTRIDLTAKEFALLAVMARRQGEILSKTAIAELVWDMNFDSNTNVVEVAIKRLRAKIDIPFDQKLLHTVRGMGYVLEPRAAGDAGDD, via the coding sequence ATGAAGATCCTGATAGTCGAAGACGAACAAAAGATGTCCGAATACCTCTGCAAGGGCCTGACCGAGCAGGGATGCGCGGTCGATCTCGCCTTCAACGGAGTGGACGGCCAGCACCTGGCGATCCAGCACGACTACGACGTCATCGTGCTGGACGTGATGCTGCCCGGGATGGACGGCTTCTCGGTGCTGCGCTCGCTGCGCACCGTCAAGCAGACGCCGGTGATCATGCTGACGGCGCGCGACAGCGTGGAGGACCGCATCAAGGGCCTGCACGACGGCGCCGACGATTACCTGATCAAGCCATTCTCCTTCCTCGAACTGCTGGCCCGGCTGCAGGCGCTGACCCGCCGCGGCCGCTCGCAGGAACCCGCGCAGCTGCGCATCGGCGACCTGCAGATCGACCTGATCTCGCGCAAGGCCTTCCGCAGCGGCACCCGCATCGACCTGACCGCCAAGGAGTTCGCGCTGCTGGCGGTGATGGCGCGGCGCCAGGGCGAGATCCTGTCCAAGACCGCCATCGCAGAACTGGTCTGGGACATGAACTTCGACAGCAACACCAACGTGGTCGAGGTCGCCATCAAGCGCCTGCGCGCCAAGATCGATATCCCGTTCGACCAGAAGCTGCTGCACACGGTGCGCGGCATGGGCTACGTGCTGGAGCCGCGCGCCGCCGGCGACGCCGGCGACGACTGA
- a CDS encoding heavy metal sensor histidine kinase, with product MARHDLPADAPASAPRRRLPRRQSITARLVLMSAASALLIFALTGLVLYTVLKGELLRHERDGLVTTLNDISYQISRAGNTDRWGRVQLKLAALSQADQRVSFWISGEDERFRYGDLARLKPEAITPDSNAVGMLKVPGKEYPLHIMTRTLPAFEERPEVYVTVGIDTEPYFEMRRTFLVATSVFSLLGIVLAVISSYWIARAGLAPLRRMSARAQSFTPRKLSARMSAESLPEELSVLAHAFNGALERIEEAYTQLESFNADVAHELRTPLANLIGETQVALARERSAGEFKDVLQSNLEELDRIRSIVNDMLFLARSDQGEAATALVQSRVADEVRKTVDFFEFVLDDTGMSISVSGDTETTALMETALFKRALTNLIQNAIQHSPVGALIRVDIASQDDAVRIAVTNPGEAIDARHLPRLFDRFYRVDTSRHEINGSHGHGLGLAIVKAVARMHGGRAFASSEDGRNSIGFTIARD from the coding sequence ATGGCGCGCCACGACCTACCCGCCGACGCTCCGGCATCCGCGCCCAGGCGCCGCCTGCCGCGGCGCCAGTCGATCACCGCGCGGCTGGTGCTCATGTCGGCGGCCTCGGCGCTGCTGATCTTCGCCCTGACCGGCCTGGTGCTCTATACCGTACTCAAGGGCGAGCTGCTGCGCCACGAACGCGACGGCCTGGTCACTACCTTGAACGACATCAGCTACCAGATCTCGCGCGCCGGCAATACCGATCGCTGGGGCCGGGTGCAGCTCAAGCTGGCGGCGCTGTCGCAGGCCGACCAGCGCGTCTCGTTCTGGATTTCCGGCGAGGACGAGCGCTTCCGCTACGGCGACCTGGCGCGCCTCAAGCCCGAGGCCATCACGCCCGACAGCAACGCGGTCGGCATGCTCAAGGTGCCCGGCAAGGAATACCCGCTGCACATCATGACCCGCACGCTGCCGGCCTTCGAGGAGCGGCCCGAGGTCTATGTCACGGTCGGCATCGACACCGAGCCGTATTTCGAGATGCGCCGCACCTTCCTGGTGGCGACCTCCGTGTTCTCGCTGCTGGGCATCGTGCTGGCGGTGATCTCCAGCTACTGGATCGCGCGCGCGGGCCTGGCGCCGCTGCGCCGCATGTCGGCGCGCGCCCAGAGCTTCACGCCGCGCAAGCTGTCGGCGCGCATGTCGGCCGAATCGCTGCCGGAGGAGCTGTCGGTGCTGGCGCACGCCTTCAACGGTGCGCTGGAGCGCATCGAGGAAGCCTATACCCAGCTCGAATCCTTCAACGCCGACGTCGCCCACGAACTGCGCACGCCGCTGGCCAACCTGATCGGCGAGACCCAGGTGGCGCTGGCGCGCGAGCGCAGCGCCGGCGAGTTCAAGGACGTGCTGCAATCGAACCTGGAAGAGCTGGACCGGATCCGCTCCATCGTCAACGACATGCTGTTCCTGGCCCGTTCCGACCAGGGCGAGGCCGCCACCGCGCTGGTGCAGTCGCGGGTGGCCGACGAGGTGCGCAAGACCGTCGATTTCTTCGAGTTCGTGCTCGACGACACCGGCATGAGCATCAGCGTCAGCGGCGACACCGAGACCACCGCGCTGATGGAGACGGCGCTGTTCAAGCGCGCCCTCACCAACCTGATCCAGAACGCCATCCAGCATTCGCCGGTGGGTGCGCTGATCCGGGTCGACATCGCCAGCCAGGACGATGCCGTGCGCATCGCCGTCACCAACCCCGGCGAGGCCATCGACGCGCGCCACCTGCCGCGCCTGTTCGACCGCTTCTACCGGGTCGACACCTCGCGCCACGAGATCAATGGCAGCCACGGCCACGGCCTGGGCCTGGCCATCGTCAAGGCGGTGGCCCGCATGCATGGCGGACGCGCCTTCGCCTCCTCCGAGGACGGCCGCAACAGCATCGGATTCACCATCGCGCGCGACTGA
- a CDS encoding bestrophin family protein → MIVRPQPNWFRMLFVWNGSVLPSILPQMALMTAFSTLAVFTGGKVFGDKLPLNTSTFTLLGVALAIFLAFRNTASYDRFWEGRKIWGALLISARALVSQAQQYAGGDLDRKLLTARVVMLAYALKHQLRKTAPDADLARLLPPDAGLRLRHAHYLPVQLMHELRAMLALARRDGQLSDAALWCADGQLNELNHCIGACERIASTPIPFPYGVLLHRTVYIYCLLLPFGLVDAIGYATPLISVFVSYTFLALEAIAGEIADPFGEAPNSLSLDAMCLEIERSVLEMTGEEIPEPARCGKDYRLS, encoded by the coding sequence ATGATCGTCCGTCCCCAGCCGAACTGGTTCCGCATGCTGTTCGTCTGGAACGGCTCGGTGCTGCCCTCCATCCTGCCTCAGATGGCGCTGATGACCGCCTTCTCGACGCTGGCCGTGTTCACCGGCGGCAAGGTCTTCGGCGACAAGCTGCCCTTGAACACCTCCACCTTCACCCTGCTGGGCGTGGCGCTGGCGATCTTCCTGGCCTTTCGCAACACGGCCAGCTACGACCGTTTCTGGGAAGGCCGCAAGATCTGGGGCGCGCTGCTGATCTCGGCGCGCGCGCTGGTGTCGCAGGCGCAGCAGTACGCTGGCGGCGACCTTGACCGCAAGCTGTTGACAGCTCGCGTGGTGATGCTGGCCTACGCGCTCAAGCACCAGCTGCGCAAGACTGCGCCCGACGCCGACCTGGCCCGCTTGCTGCCGCCCGACGCCGGCCTGCGACTGCGCCACGCGCACTACCTGCCGGTGCAGCTGATGCACGAGCTGCGCGCCATGCTGGCGCTGGCGCGGCGCGACGGCCAGCTGTCGGACGCCGCGCTGTGGTGCGCCGACGGCCAGCTCAACGAACTGAACCACTGCATCGGCGCCTGCGAGCGCATCGCCTCCACGCCGATTCCATTTCCCTACGGCGTGCTGCTGCACCGTACCGTCTACATCTATTGCCTGCTGCTGCCCTTCGGCCTGGTCGATGCGATCGGCTACGCCACGCCGCTGATCTCGGTGTTCGTGTCCTACACCTTCCTGGCGCTGGAGGCGATCGCCGGCGAGATCGCCGACCCATTCGGCGAAGCGCCCAACAGCCTCTCGCTGGACGCCATGTGCCTGGAGATCGAGCGCTCGGTACTGGAGATGACGGGCGAGGAAATACCGGAGCCGGCGCGTTGCGGCAAGGATTATCGGCTCAGTTGA
- a CDS encoding 2-hydroxyacid dehydrogenase — translation MSAAGPIPFVSQSDAVSVQQWIKALNAAMPGERVVAFAGLDEAERAQCRLAIVANPDPAQLKMMPRLEWVHSVWAGVERLVADLGDSALQLTRLVDPRLAATMAEAVLAWTLYLHRDMPLYAQRQRFRIWQAEEYVLPENRVVGILGLGTLGEAAAVALRQARFKVCGWSRSRREVEGVQSFSGDEGLKQMLAMSDILVCLLPLTAETRGLLNAGRLALLPPQAQLINFARGAIVDDQALCAALDERRLRHAVLDVFAVEPLPADSWHWTHPDVTVLPHISAPTNRETASAIVAGNVRRYRESGEIAANVDMQRGY, via the coding sequence ATGAGCGCAGCCGGGCCGATTCCCTTCGTCAGCCAGTCCGACGCCGTGTCGGTGCAGCAATGGATCAAGGCGCTCAATGCCGCCATGCCCGGCGAGCGGGTGGTGGCGTTCGCCGGGCTGGACGAGGCCGAGCGCGCGCAATGCCGGCTGGCCATCGTCGCCAATCCCGATCCCGCGCAACTGAAAATGATGCCGCGGCTGGAATGGGTGCATAGCGTGTGGGCCGGCGTCGAGCGGCTGGTGGCCGACCTCGGCGACAGCGCGCTGCAGCTCACGCGCCTGGTCGACCCGCGCCTGGCGGCCACCATGGCCGAGGCGGTGCTGGCGTGGACGCTCTACCTGCATCGCGACATGCCGCTGTACGCCCAGCGCCAGCGCTTCCGCATCTGGCAGGCGGAGGAGTACGTGCTGCCCGAGAACCGGGTGGTCGGCATCCTAGGCCTGGGCACGCTGGGCGAGGCGGCGGCCGTCGCCTTGCGCCAGGCGCGCTTCAAGGTATGCGGCTGGAGCCGCAGCCGGCGCGAGGTGGAGGGTGTGCAAAGCTTCAGCGGCGACGAGGGCCTGAAGCAGATGCTGGCCATGAGCGACATCCTGGTCTGCCTGCTGCCGCTGACCGCCGAGACGCGCGGCCTGCTCAATGCCGGGCGTTTGGCGCTGCTGCCGCCGCAGGCGCAACTGATCAACTTCGCGCGCGGCGCCATCGTCGACGACCAGGCGCTGTGCGCGGCGCTGGACGAACGCCGCCTGCGCCACGCGGTGCTCGACGTGTTCGCAGTCGAACCGTTGCCGGCCGACAGCTGGCACTGGACCCATCCCGACGTCACCGTGCTGCCGCACATCTCCGCGCCCACCAACCGCGAGACCGCCTCGGCCATCGTGGCCGGCAATGTGCGGCGTTACCGGGAGAGCGGGGAAATTGCGGCGAATGTGGATATGCAGCGGGGGTATTGA
- a CDS encoding VOC family protein — protein sequence MKSIFHLAYHVRDLDQARRFYCGLLGCEEGRSTDTWVDIDFFGHQLSLHLGEPFAVANTGKVGNHMVPMPHLGIILAMDDWKQLAETLTESREVDFVLRPQIRFAGEPGEQATMFFLDPFGNPIEVKGFNSLEQVYAK from the coding sequence ATGAAATCCATCTTCCACCTTGCCTACCACGTGCGCGACCTGGACCAGGCGCGACGCTTCTATTGCGGCTTGCTGGGCTGCGAGGAAGGCCGCAGCACCGACACCTGGGTCGACATCGACTTCTTCGGCCACCAGCTGTCGCTGCACCTGGGCGAGCCGTTCGCCGTCGCCAACACCGGCAAGGTCGGCAACCACATGGTGCCGATGCCGCACCTGGGCATCATCCTGGCGATGGACGACTGGAAGCAACTGGCCGAGACGCTGACCGAGAGCCGCGAGGTCGACTTCGTGCTGAGGCCGCAGATCCGCTTCGCCGGCGAGCCGGGCGAGCAGGCCACCATGTTCTTCCTCGATCCCTTCGGCAATCCGATCGAGGTGAAGGGCTTCAACAGCCTGGAACAGGTCTACGCCAAATGA
- a CDS encoding LysR substrate-binding domain-containing protein, translating into MDSRYLKSLIAVVDSGSIADAARAEGLTAAAVSQRIQALERELGVELLSRAGHAARATDACVALLPRARRIVGEVALLAGDADDEGLTGTLRIGAISTALTGMLPRVLRTLTERAPGLRPAIVPGTSRWLYQALLAGEIDAAILVAPPFELPRTLRARLLRQEELILLARRRLRGDAAALLQSQPYIRYDPNAWGGRLAQRYLDDQGLRPALLCDLDALETIALLAADGVGVSLVPRWNGLEKLAAGCRMEAVESGQAGLYRRELILLTPVQGARPNMLQLLAEAIPA; encoded by the coding sequence ATGGATAGCCGTTACCTCAAAAGCCTGATCGCAGTCGTCGACAGCGGCTCCATCGCCGACGCCGCGCGCGCCGAGGGCTTGACCGCGGCCGCCGTCAGCCAGCGCATCCAAGCGCTGGAGCGGGAGCTGGGCGTGGAGCTGCTGTCGCGCGCCGGCCATGCGGCCAGGGCCACCGACGCCTGCGTCGCCTTGCTGCCGCGGGCGCGCCGCATCGTCGGCGAGGTGGCCTTGCTGGCCGGCGACGCCGACGACGAAGGCCTGACCGGCACGCTGCGCATCGGCGCCATCTCCACCGCGCTGACCGGCATGCTGCCCCGCGTGCTGCGCACACTGACCGAACGCGCTCCGGGGCTGCGCCCGGCCATCGTGCCGGGCACCTCGCGCTGGCTGTACCAGGCGCTGCTAGCCGGCGAGATCGACGCCGCCATCCTGGTGGCGCCGCCCTTCGAGTTGCCGCGCACGCTGCGCGCCCGCCTGCTGCGGCAGGAAGAACTGATCCTGCTGGCGCGCCGCAGGCTGCGCGGCGACGCCGCCGCGCTGCTGCAAAGCCAGCCCTACATCCGCTACGACCCGAACGCCTGGGGCGGGCGCCTGGCGCAGCGCTACCTGGACGACCAGGGCCTGCGGCCGGCGCTGCTGTGCGATCTCGACGCGCTGGAGACCATCGCCCTGCTGGCGGCCGACGGCGTCGGCGTGAGCCTGGTGCCGCGCTGGAACGGACTGGAGAAACTGGCCGCCGGCTGCCGCATGGAGGCGGTGGAAAGCGGCCAGGCAGGCCTGTACCGGCGCGAGCTCATCCTGCTCACGCCCGTGCAAGGCGCCCGCCCCAACATGCTGCAATTGCTGGCCGAGGCGATCCCCGCATGA
- a CDS encoding universal stress protein, with amino-acid sequence MSYKSILVHVDQSRHAAQRIRVAAEIARNQQAHLIGSAMTGISSFIQMEGAAFVATHIDGFRDRALAALEVFDGIARSVGALSHEKRFIDDDVAGGLALQARYADLVVLSQNDLDQPDTAFIADLPEYVMLNAPRPVLIVPSAGLFEEVGRNALIAWDGSMQATRAVTAALPLLRQADNVTVAIFNPDKRLGAHGEQPGADIALYLARHGVKVEVAQERTDIDIGNAMLSLAADRGSDLLVMGGYGHTRFREVLLGGVTLTVLKTMTIPVLMTH; translated from the coding sequence ATGAGCTACAAGTCCATCCTGGTCCACGTCGACCAATCGCGCCATGCCGCGCAACGCATCCGCGTCGCCGCCGAAATCGCCCGCAACCAGCAAGCGCACCTGATCGGCAGCGCCATGACCGGCATCTCCAGCTTCATCCAGATGGAAGGCGCGGCCTTCGTAGCCACCCACATCGACGGTTTTCGCGATCGCGCGCTGGCCGCGCTGGAAGTATTCGATGGCATCGCCCGCAGCGTGGGCGCGCTGTCCCACGAGAAGCGCTTCATCGATGACGACGTCGCCGGCGGCCTGGCGCTGCAGGCGCGCTACGCCGACCTGGTGGTGCTGAGCCAGAACGATCTCGACCAGCCCGATACCGCCTTCATCGCCGACCTGCCGGAATACGTGATGCTCAACGCCCCGCGCCCGGTGCTGATCGTGCCCTCGGCAGGCCTGTTCGAGGAAGTGGGCCGCAACGCGCTGATCGCCTGGGACGGCAGCATGCAGGCCACGCGCGCGGTCACCGCCGCGTTGCCGCTGCTGCGCCAGGCTGACAACGTCACGGTGGCCATCTTCAATCCGGACAAGCGCCTGGGTGCGCACGGCGAGCAGCCCGGGGCCGACATCGCGCTCTACCTGGCGCGCCATGGCGTGAAGGTGGAAGTGGCGCAGGAGCGCACCGACATCGACATCGGCAACGCCATGCTCTCGCTGGCGGCCGACCGCGGTTCGGACCTGCTGGTGATGGGCGGCTACGGTCACACGCGCTTTCGCGAAGTGCTGCTGGGCGGCGTGACGCTCACGGTGCTCAAGACCATGACCATCCCGGTGCTGATGACGCACTGA